A part of Paenibacillus sp. 481 genomic DNA contains:
- a CDS encoding cysteine hydrolase, whose product MKKKLLFLIEYQNEWLSEDGKIHHLIKDHQQFADSIESSKKLLEAARKTDIQIIHCGLFFEENHFELGNTTYGLRAAISTFKTFIKGSPGSQFGEAFTPESGEFVVSGRTGASGFAGSNLDSFLRNQGINKIYIAGYALHVCVESTLRHGHDLGYEVTIVEDATSAFKQEQRKHVLEHVVHHYGKSITVDQFIEKYIPCS is encoded by the coding sequence GTGAAAAAGAAGCTCTTGTTTTTAATTGAATACCAGAATGAATGGCTCTCAGAAGACGGTAAAATTCATCATTTGATCAAAGATCATCAACAATTTGCTGATTCGATTGAAAGCTCTAAAAAATTACTAGAGGCAGCAAGGAAAACCGATATCCAAATTATTCACTGCGGTCTGTTCTTTGAGGAAAACCATTTTGAACTAGGCAATACAACGTATGGTTTGCGCGCTGCCATTTCCACATTTAAAACATTCATTAAAGGCTCACCAGGAAGCCAATTCGGAGAAGCGTTCACTCCTGAATCCGGAGAGTTTGTTGTGTCGGGCAGAACTGGGGCCAGCGGGTTTGCGGGATCAAATTTAGATAGCTTCCTTCGAAATCAGGGGATCAATAAAATATACATCGCAGGTTATGCGCTTCACGTTTGCGTAGAATCTACTCTTAGACACGGACACGACCTTGGTTATGAAGTGACGATTGTCGAAGACGCGACATCCGCTTTTAAACAAGAACAAAGAAAGCATGTCCTCGAACACGTAGTTCATCATTACGGAAAATCGATTACAGTCGATCAATTCATTGAGAAGTATATTCCTTGCAGTTAG
- a CDS encoding STM4014 family protein, whose amino-acid sequence MKSMIIIGNSGNRRTTGLQAARARLGLPPALVLNYMDVLQGKASLSSCVQSLGQSLGKLDKLDKLDDPPLLRLDAPGEHFEVERELIALGAPDAANSHLDERWLRYNKSVVQPISARTAKGLKEIKGKLYHPSQWFRGYCKLLSRLDREATQLWNSPRWMNAPEDIAVMFDKRVTHEILSSVGLPVPRRLAAPEAIPNYDTLRDAMVTARTYRLFIKLATGSGACGVIAYQVNPVTGAESAVTTIGVENYQRRPPLFYNVKKLFHYKEHQVIRQIINWLLGHGAHVEQWIPKASYRDRTFDIRQLVVAGKACHSIARVSRTPITNLHLDSDRMSLGEVGMTDNLQATVQQCAEQTMSVFPRSTVAGIDVCLSSGSNRPYILDVNPFGDLLYHSHYEGHDPYEWEMRMVSLATTNEMEEDYHDV is encoded by the coding sequence ATGAAATCGATGATTATTATTGGCAATTCCGGCAATAGAAGAACAACCGGGCTACAAGCGGCAAGAGCTCGGCTCGGGTTACCCCCAGCTCTTGTGCTGAATTATATGGATGTGTTGCAGGGAAAGGCATCCTTGAGTTCGTGTGTACAAAGCTTGGGGCAATCGTTGGGTAAGTTGGATAAGTTGGATAAGTTGGATGACCCTCCATTGCTGCGGCTTGACGCGCCCGGGGAACATTTTGAAGTGGAACGTGAGCTCATTGCACTTGGCGCCCCCGATGCGGCAAACAGCCATCTAGACGAGCGTTGGCTTAGATATAACAAGAGCGTTGTTCAGCCTATCTCGGCAAGGACGGCCAAGGGATTGAAGGAAATCAAGGGAAAGCTCTATCATCCTTCCCAGTGGTTTCGTGGTTACTGTAAGCTGTTATCTCGACTGGATAGGGAGGCCACACAGCTGTGGAACTCGCCACGATGGATGAATGCGCCTGAGGACATAGCCGTAATGTTCGATAAAAGGGTTACTCACGAGATCTTATCATCAGTTGGATTGCCGGTGCCTAGAAGATTAGCTGCACCCGAAGCCATACCGAATTACGATACACTTCGGGATGCTATGGTAACAGCGCGAACATATCGTTTATTTATTAAGCTAGCGACTGGTTCCGGTGCATGTGGTGTAATCGCTTATCAGGTAAACCCCGTTACAGGGGCAGAATCGGCTGTGACTACAATAGGTGTGGAGAACTATCAACGTAGACCTCCTTTATTTTATAACGTAAAGAAGCTCTTCCACTATAAAGAACATCAAGTCATTCGCCAAATCATCAACTGGTTATTGGGACATGGTGCTCATGTAGAACAATGGATTCCAAAAGCGTCTTATCGGGATCGCACCTTCGATATCCGGCAACTTGTCGTAGCAGGTAAAGCCTGTCACAGTATTGCAAGGGTAAGTAGAACACCTATAACGAATCTGCATCTCGATAGTGATCGAATGAGCTTGGGGGAGGTTGGCATGACTGACAATCTTCAAGCTACCGTACAACAATGCGCTGAACAAACGATGTCGGTATTTCCACGTTCTACTGTCGCAGGCATAGATGTATGTTTGAGCAGCGGTTCCAATAGACCTTATATATTGGATGTGAATCCGTTCGGAGATTTACTGTACCATAGTCATTATGAAGGACATGACCCCTATGAATGGGAGATGAGAATGGTCTCACTCGCTACGACTAACGAAATGGAAGAGGATTACCACGATGTTTAA
- a CDS encoding STM4013/SEN3800 family hydrolase — MFNMNEIVGSHDILMITLDTLRYDAAVLEQENCPNLCGDGQWEKRHTPGSFTYAAHHAFFGGFLPTPATTSKAEHVRLFHSKNTGLKTHPYTWQFDSTDIVSGLQAVGYRTICIGGVIFFTKKVPLAKVLPSYFQESYWRMTFGVTNQRSTEHQVNHAIKLLQHSDRTERLFLFMNVSAIHGPNHYFVPGAKKDSIEAQRAALRYVDGELGRLFQAFRERERPVFCMVFSDHGTAFGEDGYIGHRLAHEVVWNVPYREFML, encoded by the coding sequence ATGTTTAACATGAACGAAATTGTAGGTAGTCATGATATTTTGATGATTACGCTGGATACGCTGCGATATGACGCAGCTGTGTTGGAACAAGAAAACTGCCCGAATTTGTGCGGGGACGGGCAGTGGGAAAAGCGGCATACGCCAGGCAGCTTCACTTATGCAGCCCATCATGCTTTCTTTGGCGGATTTCTACCGACCCCGGCTACGACAAGTAAGGCAGAGCATGTTCGATTGTTTCATTCGAAAAATACAGGACTAAAAACACATCCGTATACATGGCAATTTGATTCAACGGATATCGTTTCTGGATTGCAGGCAGTGGGCTATCGTACGATTTGCATAGGCGGAGTCATCTTTTTCACCAAAAAAGTACCGCTCGCCAAAGTTCTTCCCAGCTACTTCCAAGAAAGCTATTGGCGGATGACTTTTGGGGTTACGAATCAACGCTCGACAGAGCATCAGGTGAACCATGCGATCAAGCTGCTACAACACTCAGATCGGACAGAACGCCTGTTTTTGTTTATGAATGTATCCGCGATTCATGGACCCAATCATTATTTTGTACCAGGCGCAAAAAAAGACTCCATAGAGGCACAGCGCGCAGCACTTCGATATGTTGACGGAGAGCTTGGTCGATTATTTCAGGCATTCAGAGAACGAGAGCGACCTGTATTTTGCATGGTGTTCTCTGATCATGGTACCGCCTTCGGTGAAGATGGCTACATCGGCCATCGACTAGCGCATGAGGTCGTGTGGAACGTGCCTTATCGCGAATTTATGTTGTAA
- a CDS encoding DUF2089 domain-containing protein, which produces MKYPIITQCPVCDHTLHAVKLECGQCQTKIENRFELSKLALLSPEQLHFVITFLVNRGNIKEVEKELGISYPTVRGKLNDIITSLGYDTRKKPEVDEKKVISMLENGEITADEAVKMLKGE; this is translated from the coding sequence ATGAAATATCCGATTATCACACAGTGTCCTGTATGCGACCATACGCTACACGCCGTCAAGCTGGAATGCGGACAGTGCCAGACGAAGATTGAGAACAGATTTGAATTATCAAAGCTGGCTCTACTTTCGCCCGAACAGCTCCATTTTGTAATCACCTTTCTAGTGAACAGGGGCAACATCAAGGAAGTGGAGAAAGAGCTCGGCATTTCTTACCCGACAGTACGCGGTAAGCTCAATGATATCATTACATCCCTCGGATACGATACGCGGAAGAAGCCGGAAGTCGATGAGAAGAAGGTCATTTCCATGCTGGAGAATGGCGAAATCACCGCAGATGAAGCGGTCAAAATGTTGAAGGGTGAATAA
- a CDS encoding STM4012 family radical SAM protein — MSHTVYPNYTDIIQNSEALRSWKEHLTSEPYRSYLYAYPHKTSYRELERKLPLSELWSQELAETLFLYMHIPFCGARCGFCNLFTLPDKRADVHTNYVDALERQAAQWAPLMPNKPIARFAIGGGTPTLLQPAQLDRLFHIAQHVMGMDPAQASISVETSPETITTERLDILKSRQVDRVSMGIQSFVQFEADAIYRPQKPKEVERALRDLKLYQFPILNLDLIYGLPGQTLDSWNYSLDKVLSYDPEEIFIYPLYTREHTIVKPEQIKQSGEDQRVRLYIAARDRLLANGYTQYSMRRFAKADAISKKSLLPYGCQEEGMIGLGCGARSYTRTVHYSSRYSVGRAATASIIADYVASADYTHADYGLVLSKDDQQRRFILKALLHTEGLALSSYTERFATSALVDYPELNLLMHTELAAIEQEVLRLTDEGLMYSDSIGDWFISPEIRARMESSVLL; from the coding sequence GTGAGCCATACGGTCTACCCTAATTACACGGACATCATCCAGAATTCGGAGGCTCTGCGCAGCTGGAAGGAACACCTCACATCAGAGCCTTACCGGTCTTATTTATACGCTTATCCCCACAAAACCTCCTATCGAGAATTGGAGCGGAAGCTACCGCTTTCCGAATTGTGGAGTCAGGAATTAGCAGAAACGTTGTTTTTATATATGCATATCCCGTTTTGTGGCGCACGCTGCGGCTTTTGTAACTTATTCACGTTGCCTGACAAGAGAGCCGACGTACATACGAATTATGTGGATGCCTTGGAAAGACAAGCAGCACAATGGGCTCCGCTCATGCCGAATAAGCCGATTGCCAGATTTGCGATCGGAGGCGGTACACCGACTTTACTGCAACCTGCCCAGTTGGATCGGTTGTTTCATATTGCTCAACATGTGATGGGCATGGATCCAGCCCAAGCTTCCATCTCGGTAGAGACATCGCCTGAGACGATAACGACCGAACGCTTGGACATTTTAAAAAGCAGGCAAGTGGATCGGGTCAGCATGGGCATTCAAAGCTTCGTACAATTTGAAGCGGATGCGATCTATCGTCCGCAAAAGCCGAAGGAAGTCGAAAGAGCGCTGCGAGATCTTAAGCTGTATCAATTTCCGATCCTTAATCTGGATTTGATTTATGGTCTTCCCGGTCAAACCCTTGATTCATGGAACTATTCGCTGGATAAGGTGTTGTCTTATGATCCAGAGGAGATATTTATTTATCCGCTGTATACTCGTGAACACACGATTGTAAAGCCAGAGCAGATAAAGCAGAGTGGCGAGGATCAGAGGGTAAGGTTATATATCGCGGCGCGGGATCGTTTGCTTGCAAATGGATATACCCAGTACTCGATGCGCAGATTTGCCAAAGCGGATGCGATTTCGAAGAAATCGTTGCTGCCGTATGGTTGTCAGGAGGAGGGCATGATTGGACTTGGCTGTGGTGCACGATCTTACACGAGAACGGTCCATTACTCCTCGCGATATAGTGTAGGTCGTGCAGCTACAGCAAGCATCATTGCTGACTATGTGGCTTCAGCCGACTACACCCATGCAGATTATGGCCTTGTGTTAAGCAAGGATGACCAGCAGAGACGATTTATACTAAAAGCACTGCTTCATACAGAAGGCTTGGCATTGAGCAGCTACACGGAACGGTTCGCAACGTCTGCTCTCGTCGATTATCCCGAGTTGAATCTGCTTATGCATACGGAGCTTGCTGCTATAGAGCAGGAGGTGCTGCGTCTGACGGATGAAGGGCTTATGTACTCCGATTCCATAGGTGATTGGTTCATCTCACCGGAAATACGGGCGCGGATGGAAAGCAGTGTACTGCTATGA
- a CDS encoding STM4011 family radical SAM protein: MKATIYFRGSLSSCNYDCPYCPFSKNTDSQETLALDRLQVQTFVDWVEQQEANEHQLSVFFNPYGEGLTHRWYREALVKLSHMQHVNKVAIQTNLSAKLDWTADLNPATAAFWVTYHPGQTEEKRFLQQCGKLYEQKIPFSVGSVGVKSAFNSISSLRNALPDDVYMWVNAYKDKQKYYSAEDTAFLADMDPYFVLNAKDYDSMDKPCRAGKNVFYVQGDGRVKRCYKDRQVIGNLYKDGLHGISQERPCRMRKCDCYIGYIHMEEQSFDSIYGERALERIAILS, encoded by the coding sequence ATGAAAGCGACGATTTATTTCCGCGGGAGCTTGAGCTCGTGCAATTATGACTGTCCTTACTGTCCTTTTAGCAAGAACACAGATAGTCAAGAGACATTGGCGCTGGATCGACTTCAAGTGCAGACATTCGTCGACTGGGTAGAGCAACAAGAAGCCAACGAGCATCAGTTGTCCGTGTTTTTTAATCCATATGGTGAAGGACTTACACATCGTTGGTACAGGGAAGCGCTGGTTAAGCTGTCCCATATGCAGCACGTGAATAAGGTCGCTATCCAAACGAACTTATCCGCTAAGCTCGATTGGACGGCCGATTTGAATCCGGCTACTGCTGCATTCTGGGTAACCTACCATCCTGGTCAGACAGAGGAAAAGCGATTTTTACAGCAATGCGGCAAGCTTTATGAACAAAAAATACCGTTCAGTGTAGGCTCTGTCGGTGTTAAGAGCGCGTTTAATTCCATTTCTTCATTAAGGAATGCACTACCTGATGATGTGTATATGTGGGTGAACGCCTACAAAGATAAACAAAAATACTATTCTGCCGAGGATACCGCATTTTTGGCCGATATGGACCCTTATTTTGTTCTTAACGCCAAGGATTACGACAGTATGGACAAGCCGTGCCGTGCCGGAAAAAATGTGTTCTACGTCCAAGGAGACGGGCGCGTAAAGCGTTGCTATAAGGATCGGCAAGTAATCGGGAATTTGTATAAAGACGGGCTGCATGGAATCTCTCAAGAACGCCCCTGTCGTATGAGAAAATGTGATTGTTATATAGGCTATATCCATATGGAGGAGCAATCGTTCGATTCTATTTACGGAGAACGCGCACTCGAGCGGATCGCTATATTATCGTAA
- a CDS encoding STM4015 family protein, whose translation MSECKLFVDYDQYENGVKIVDLIKELSDKDESLQLESLTIGDWGGAYENDSSDIVEALVQLKDRFPQLRSLFIGDMSYEECEVSWINQSNIGPILSAYPELRSLTIKGSTGLSLVPAHHDKLEELTIICGGLGKDVITSISEGSFKNLKKLELYLGVEDYGFDASLADVLQLIEPGKFPLLSYLGLKDSGIQDEIAIAVAIAPIVDQLHTLDLSLGTLTDDGAEALINSEKIMKLKLLDLNYHYMSDEMMNRWKQSGLHVDISDQQESDDDEDYRYPSLTE comes from the coding sequence ATGTCCGAATGTAAATTATTTGTCGATTATGATCAATACGAGAATGGTGTCAAAATCGTAGATTTAATAAAGGAGCTTTCAGACAAGGATGAGAGTCTTCAACTTGAAAGTCTCACAATCGGTGACTGGGGCGGCGCCTACGAAAATGATTCCAGTGATATTGTCGAAGCTCTTGTTCAGTTGAAAGACCGCTTTCCGCAGCTGCGGAGCTTATTTATTGGCGATATGTCCTATGAAGAATGCGAGGTCTCTTGGATTAATCAATCTAACATCGGGCCGATTTTATCTGCTTATCCCGAGCTTAGATCGCTCACCATTAAAGGAAGCACAGGTCTCAGCCTAGTTCCGGCTCACCACGACAAACTGGAGGAGCTTACTATTATTTGCGGTGGGCTTGGAAAAGACGTCATTACGAGCATAAGTGAAGGCAGTTTCAAAAATTTAAAGAAGCTGGAGCTTTATTTAGGGGTCGAGGATTATGGATTTGACGCAAGTCTCGCAGATGTGCTCCAGTTGATTGAACCTGGAAAGTTCCCTCTGCTTTCCTATCTTGGGCTCAAAGACAGTGGAATTCAAGATGAAATCGCTATTGCAGTAGCGATTGCACCAATTGTTGATCAACTACATACGCTGGATCTCTCTTTGGGAACATTGACTGATGATGGGGCTGAAGCATTGATCAATAGTGAAAAGATTATGAAACTGAAGCTGCTTGATCTAAATTATCATTACATGTCGGATGAAATGATGAATCGTTGGAAGCAGTCCGGTCTCCATGTAGATATTAGCGATCAACAAGAGTCTGATGATGACGAAGATTATCGCTATCCTTCATTGACGGAATAA
- a CDS encoding NAD(P)-binding domain-containing protein, translated as MSLEALNEQVKRDLSYLAFGGEDWVCPTHHPEGHVYDTVIIGGGQCGLGVAFGLLRERISNILIIDENVEGYEGPWVTYARMMTLRTPKHLISIDLGVPSLTFRSWWEAQFGPQSWEDIDKIPRTDWMNYLRWYRKVLHLPVVNEVKLKLIEPTGEDVYRLHIEGAGASSQPLLARKVILATGIQGGGEWHVPSMISTTLPRHLYAHTSEDIDFEALKGKKVAILGGGASAFDNANFALSEGVDSAHVFVRRTEMPSINPIRQMGVSGIIERFNVLSDADKYAVMAHYFKHQPPTNDTFERAASHPGFTLHLGAPWLDVQHEAEKAVVTTPQGNFTFDFLIISTGLATDHSLRPELKLFEHHIARWNDYYHAPAEIANHKLDSYPYLGPDFTFTCRDKKDTKLLHGLFVFNYSAVVSCGISASSLPGMRYGIPRLVSAVADQLFSDNREEILNNFYAYHEADFVGEWTKSGSESMSCYE; from the coding sequence ATGAGTTTAGAAGCTTTAAATGAACAAGTAAAAAGGGATCTCTCTTATCTTGCATTTGGGGGAGAGGACTGGGTATGCCCAACCCACCATCCTGAGGGTCATGTCTACGATACAGTGATTATAGGAGGCGGCCAGTGTGGCTTAGGTGTGGCATTTGGCCTGTTACGTGAAAGAATATCTAATATCCTTATCATCGACGAAAACGTAGAAGGATATGAAGGGCCATGGGTAACTTACGCTCGTATGATGACATTGCGTACGCCTAAACATTTGATATCCATTGATCTTGGAGTGCCTTCTCTGACTTTTCGCTCCTGGTGGGAAGCGCAATTTGGACCACAAAGTTGGGAGGACATCGATAAGATTCCACGTACCGATTGGATGAACTATCTACGTTGGTATCGAAAGGTTCTTCATTTACCTGTTGTTAATGAGGTAAAGCTGAAGCTTATTGAGCCTACAGGGGAAGATGTTTATCGACTACATATTGAAGGAGCAGGAGCGTCTTCTCAACCATTACTGGCCCGCAAGGTTATCTTAGCCACTGGTATTCAAGGCGGAGGGGAATGGCACGTACCATCTATGATTTCCACAACATTACCTCGTCACCTTTATGCACACACCTCAGAAGACATTGACTTTGAGGCCCTTAAAGGCAAGAAGGTGGCCATTTTAGGCGGCGGGGCCTCAGCTTTTGATAATGCCAACTTTGCACTATCTGAAGGCGTGGATTCGGCTCATGTGTTTGTTCGCCGCACGGAGATGCCGAGCATTAACCCCATTCGACAAATGGGGGTGTCAGGTATAATTGAACGTTTTAATGTTCTATCTGATGCTGATAAATATGCCGTTATGGCCCATTACTTTAAGCATCAACCTCCTACAAATGACACATTTGAACGTGCAGCTTCACATCCTGGCTTTACATTACACTTAGGTGCACCATGGCTTGACGTACAGCATGAAGCTGAGAAGGCTGTCGTCACTACTCCACAAGGTAATTTCACTTTTGATTTTCTTATCATTTCCACTGGTCTTGCGACTGATCATTCGCTACGTCCAGAGCTAAAGTTGTTCGAACACCATATTGCACGTTGGAACGACTATTATCATGCACCTGCAGAGATCGCCAACCATAAGCTTGATTCGTATCCTTACCTTGGCCCTGACTTTACTTTCACATGCCGAGACAAAAAGGATACAAAGCTACTTCACGGGCTTTTTGTTTTTAACTATTCAGCTGTAGTTAGCTGTGGCATCTCAGCCTCTTCGCTTCCGGGAATGAGATATGGGATACCGAGACTCGTTTCAGCTGTGGCAGATCAGCTGTTCTCTGATAATCGTGAGGAGATTCTGAACAACTTCTATGCTTATCATGAAGCTGATTTTGTTGGAGAGTGGACAAAGAGTGGTTCTGAATCTATGAGTTGTTATGAGTAG
- the cysC gene encoding adenylyl-sulfate kinase, whose amino-acid sequence MVGTAIWLTGLPSSGKTTTALALSAALQERGVRVECLDGDELRHKVGRGLGFSKEDRLENIRRAVYISKLLNRNGVTTIISMIAPYLEMRDYARAELASYVEVYVHCPLDECERRDVKGLYAKARKGEITAFTGISDVYEPPVHPEITIHTHINSVESNVRQIVECLMK is encoded by the coding sequence TTGGTCGGGACGGCAATATGGTTAACAGGGCTTCCAAGCTCAGGTAAAACGACAACAGCGTTAGCTTTGTCAGCGGCACTTCAGGAAAGAGGAGTCCGAGTCGAATGCTTGGACGGCGATGAACTGAGACACAAGGTAGGACGAGGGCTTGGATTCAGCAAAGAAGACCGACTCGAGAATATTCGTCGTGCCGTCTATATTAGCAAGCTACTGAATCGCAATGGTGTGACGACGATCATCTCTATGATCGCACCGTATTTGGAAATGCGGGACTATGCACGAGCGGAGCTTGCGTCATACGTTGAAGTGTATGTGCATTGTCCATTGGATGAATGCGAGCGCAGAGATGTGAAAGGCTTATATGCAAAAGCAAGAAAAGGGGAGATAACCGCATTTACCGGTATTTCTGATGTGTATGAACCGCCGGTGCATCCCGAAATCACGATACATACGCACATAAACAGTGTGGAGTCTAACGTGCGTCAAATTGTGGAGTGCTTGATGAAATAA
- a CDS encoding SHOCT-like domain-containing protein, whose protein sequence is MKEEISKVLSMLQEGKIDSDKASELIDALKEKQTAPSSHAVQVLGKSDYPQKRSSASNGYLDKTLKIRVTSQENDNVNINLPIKLVKVVLGAGHSIASNIPQAAQYVKDIDINLLIDAIENELDGQIIDVRSGAGDTVTVVIE, encoded by the coding sequence ATGAAAGAAGAAATCAGTAAAGTGCTATCCATGTTGCAGGAAGGCAAAATTGATTCTGACAAGGCCTCGGAGTTGATTGACGCGCTAAAGGAGAAGCAGACGGCTCCTTCATCGCATGCCGTACAGGTACTGGGGAAATCCGACTATCCACAAAAACGGTCATCGGCATCCAACGGTTATTTAGACAAAACGTTGAAAATACGAGTAACATCCCAAGAAAACGATAATGTCAACATCAATTTACCGATTAAACTGGTAAAGGTTGTTCTCGGAGCGGGGCACAGCATCGCGTCCAATATTCCGCAGGCTGCGCAATATGTGAAGGATATTGATATCAATCTGTTGATCGATGCAATCGAGAACGAGCTTGACGGGCAAATCATTGACGTCCGCTCCGGTGCAGGGGATACCGTCACTGTAGTGATTGAGTGA